A genomic segment from Perca flavescens isolate YP-PL-M2 chromosome 13, PFLA_1.0, whole genome shotgun sequence encodes:
- the si:ch211-117m20.4 gene encoding sushi, von Willebrand factor type A, EGF and pentraxin domain-containing protein 1 isoform X2: MGTMRLYPLLLLFGSFQRAVSQFPGWMGEVEGETEWISQPDFIEDIYWSGSAPLCLGGCKARHQELKRDRCGDSSCCWLGYKSLCRVNCGRPDVDYNGQVYGNDWWVGSVVRYSCRPGFMLVGNPTRSCQPNGLWTQKPTCLRMCARGRIEISESELNGTCNSTCAYKSYFGPPKQGCTRIDNCYKKETGWKRFFALCVPCICDCALSCGEKLPRHTVEHN; encoded by the exons ATGGGCACGATGAGGTTATATCCACTGCTGTTGCTGTTTGGGTCCTTCCAAAGAGCCGTTTCTCAGTTTCCTGGATGGATGGGTGAGGTGGAAG GTGAGACAGAATGGATTTCCCAACCAGATTTCATAGAAGACATATATTGGTCCGGGTCAGCGCCCCTTTGTTTAGGAGGTTGTAAGGCGCGGCACCAGGAGCTGAAGAGAGATCGTTGTGGAGACTCAAGCTGCTGCTGGCTCGGCTACAAGTCCCTATGCAGGG TGAACTGTGGGAGGCCCGATGTGGACTATAATGGACAAGTGTATGGTAATGACTGGTGGGTGGGCTCTGTGGTGAGGTACTCCTGTCGCCCTGGCTTCATGCTGGTGGGAAACCCTACCAGATCTTGCCAGCCTAATGGCCTCTGGACCCAGAAACCTACCTGCCTCA GAATGTGTGCGCGGGGACGCATTGAAATCAGTGAGAGTGAACTGAATGGGACTTGCAACTCCACCTGCGCATACAAGAGCTACTTTGGCCCACCCAAACAAGGCTGCACTCGGATAGACAACTGTTATAAGAAGGAGACTGGCTGGAAGCGGTTCTTTGCGCTGTGTGTCCCTTGCATTTGTGACTGCGCTTTATCTTGTGGTGAGAAGCTTCCCCGCCACACTGTCGAGCACAATTGA
- the hinfp gene encoding histone H4 transcription factor: MPPNRRIHKETLKLECEWSSCQESFSRIDNFCKHAEGHLNNALNMAEEYEEETEGERNCLWRDCGFCSVEGPEELRRHLFFHCYHTKLKHLGQQVLNAQTEIGTCSIGYQNRNVIPEIPDNFICLWEECEQPPYENPEWFYRHVEMHSLSIDIPAGDHEFPIHCGWKDCEATAKGRPKLREHLRSHTQEKVVACPGCGGMYASNTKLFDHIIRQSAMEGQRFQCSHCSKRFATERLLRDHMRTHVSHYKCPLCDMTCPSPSSLRNHIKFRHSNEKPYSCEYCEYSCKNLIDLRKHLDTHSSEPAFHCNVPGCGFTSRNLGTMTIHHKREHEGNFVARYKCHVCDQCFTRGNNLTIHLHKKHQFKWPSGHPRFRYKEHEDGFLRLQLIRYESVELTEQLMRERQSSQAEEDEDSGQIEEESLGAAPSELQVELRGVLLEEQRIEGTTASAEGGSQEEGMLYILTGGLSEAGEDSVMQQLQDTAQQQGMHVG, from the exons ATGCCACCTAACAGACGGATTCACAAGGAAACACTGAAATTGGAGTGTGAATGGAGTTCTTGTCAGGAGTCATTCAGTCGGATAGATAACTTCTGCAAACATGCGGAGGGTCATCTTAATAATGCTCTCAACATGGCGGAGGAGTATGAAGAAGAAACCGAAG GGGAGAGAAACTGTCTTTGGAGAGACTGTGGTTTCTGTTCTGTGGAGGGTCCTGAAGAATTGCGAAGACATCTGTTCTTTCACTGTTACCATACAAAGCTGAAGCACTTGGGTCAGCAGGTGCTTAATGCCCAGACAGAAATTGGCACCTGCTCCATCGGCTACCAGAACCGCAACGTCATCCCTGAAATCCCAGACAATTTTATCTGCCTTTGGGAGGAATGTGAG CAACCACCATATGAAAACCCAGAGTGGTTCTATCGCCATGTGGAGATGCATAGCCTGAGCATAGATATACCAGCAGGAGACCATGAATTCCCAATACATTGTGGATGGAAAG ATTGCGAAGCCACCGCTAAAGGGCGTCCTAAGCTTCGGGAGCACCTACGCAGCCACACTCAGGAGAAGGTAGTGGCATGTCCAGGCTGTGGGGGGATGTACGCCAGCAACACAAAGTTATTTGACCACATCATACGACAGAGTGCCATGGAAG GTCAGAGGTTCCAGTGTTCTCACTGTTCCAAACGTTTCGCAACAGAAAGGCTACTGCGAGACCACATGAGAACCCACG TGAGCCACTACAAATGCCCGCTGTGTGACATGACTTGTCCATCACCTTCTTCACTACGCAACCATATTAAGTTCCGCCACAGTAACGAAAAGCCATACAGCTGTGAATACTGTGAATACAG CTGTAAGAATCTAATAGACTTGCGCAAACACCTGGATACCCACAGCAGCGAGCCAGCATTTCACTGCAATGTTCCTGGCTGCGGCTTCACCTCTCGTAACCTCGGCACCATGACGATTCACCACAAAAGAGAGCATGAG GGGAATTTTGTAGCCCGCTACAAGTGCCATGTGTGCGATCAGTGCTTCACCCGGGGCAACAACTTAACTATTCATCTGCACAAAAAGCACCAATTCAAATGGCCCTCTGGACACCCCAGGTTCAG GTACAAGGAGCACGAGGACGGCTTCTTGCGGCTGCAACTGATTCGTTACGAGAGTGTGGAACTGACAGAGCAGCTAATGAGGGAACGACAAAGTAGTCAAGCGGAGGAGGATGAGGACAGCGGCCAGATTGAGGAAGAATCCCTGGGGGCAGCTCCCTCGGAGTTGCAGGTAGAACTGAGAGGGGTGTTGCTAGAGGAGCAGAGGATTGAGGGTACAACCGCCAGCGCTGAGGGGGGCAGTCAGGAAGAGGGCATGTTGTACATTCTCACTGGAGGTTTGTCAGAAGCAGGTGAGGACTCCGTCATGCAGCAATTACAGGATACTGCTCAGCAGCAAGGAATGCACGTAGGTTGA
- the dpagt1 gene encoding UDP-N-acetylglucosamine--dolichyl-phosphate N-acetylglucosaminephosphotransferase produces the protein MPGNMSPVPVLPLVINCFMSALGCMATLKLIPAFKDHFISARLYGMDLNKISKKEVPESQGVISGTVFLIILFCFIPVPFLSCFVGDQCMGFPHDEFVQVIGALLAICCMIFLGFADDVLNLRWRHKLLLPTMASLPLLMVYFTNFGNTVIVVPKPFRALLGLHLDMGILYYVYMGMLAVFCTNAINILAGINGIESGQALFISGSIIVFNLLELSGDYRDDHVFSLYFMIPFFFTTLALFYHNWYPSSVFVGDTFCYFAGMTFAVVGILGHFSKTMLLFFIPQVVNFVYSLPQLFHIIPCPRHRLPRLNPDTGKLGMSYSKFKRKDLSKLGHLILKVAELLKLLEVRRGQEGDDDFIECNNMTLINLALKLLGPTHERNLTVIMLIIQVMGSVLAFGIRYHLVRLFYDV, from the exons ATGCCTGGAAACATGTCACCAGTACCCGTCCTGCCGTTGGTGATAAACTGTTTCATGTCTGCACTCGGCTGTATGGCCACATTGAAACTCATTCCTGCTTTCAAAGACCATTTCATCTCCGCCAGATTGTACGGAATGGACCTAAACAAAATATCCAAAAAGGAAGT CCCAGAGTCCCAAGGAGTCATCAGTGGGACAGTCTTCCTCATCATCCTCTTCTGCTTTATCCCAGTGCCTTTCCTTAGCTGCTTTGTAGGAGATCAGTGCATGGGCTTCCCACACGATGAG TTTGTACAGGTGATTGGTGCACTTCTGGCTATTTGTTGCATGATCTTCCTGGGCTTTGCTGATGACGTGCTGAACCTGCGGTGGAGACACAAGCTCCTGCTTCCCACCATGGCTTCCCTGCCACTGCTCATGGTCTATTTTACCAACTTCGGCAACACAGTCATTGTGGTGCCCAAGCCCTTCAGAGCCCTGCTTGGACTGCACTTGGATATGG GTATTCTTTACTACGTCTACATGGGAATGCTTGCAGTATTCTGCACAAATGCCATCAACATCCTAGCAGGCATCAACGGCATCGAGTCAGGTCAAGCCCTGTTTATCTCCGGCTCGATTATTGTCTTCAACCTGCTGGAGCTCAGTG GAGATTACCGTGATGACCATGTTTTCTCCCTCTACTTCATGATACCATTCTTTTTCACCACATTAGCACTTTTTTACCACAACTG GTATCCTTCATCAGTGTTTGTGGGAGACACTTTCTGCTACTTTGCTGGTATGACCTTTGCTGTAGTTGGCATCCTGGGACACTTCAGCAAAACGATGCTGCTGTTCTTCATTCCTCAAGTAGTTAACTTTGTCTACTCCTTGCCTCAGCTTTTTCATATCATCCCCTGTCCCAGACACCGGCTCCCCAG GCTGAATCCAGACACAGGCAAACTGGGAATGAGCTACTCTAAATTCAAAAGAAAGGACCTCTCTAAATTAGGACACCTTATTCTGAAG GTGGCAGAGTTATTAAAGCTGCTAGAGGTGCGAAGAGGCCAGGAGGGAGATGATGATTTTATTGAGTGCAACAACATGACCTTAATAAATCTGGCACTGAAATTACTTGGtcccacccatgagagaaaCCTCACAGTCATCATGCTCATCATACAG GTGATGGGCAGTGTATTGGCTTTTGGGATCCGTTATCATCTGGTACGTCTCTTCTATGACGTCTAG
- the si:ch211-117m20.4 gene encoding sushi, von Willebrand factor type A, EGF and pentraxin domain-containing protein 1 isoform X1: protein MGTMRLYPLLLLFGSFQRAVSQFPGWMGEVEGSGETEWISQPDFIEDIYWSGSAPLCLGGCKARHQELKRDRCGDSSCCWLGYKSLCRVNCGRPDVDYNGQVYGNDWWVGSVVRYSCRPGFMLVGNPTRSCQPNGLWTQKPTCLRMCARGRIEISESELNGTCNSTCAYKSYFGPPKQGCTRIDNCYKKETGWKRFFALCVPCICDCALSCGEKLPRHTVEHN from the exons ATGGGCACGATGAGGTTATATCCACTGCTGTTGCTGTTTGGGTCCTTCCAAAGAGCCGTTTCTCAGTTTCCTGGATGGATGGGTGAGGTGGAAGGTAGTG GTGAGACAGAATGGATTTCCCAACCAGATTTCATAGAAGACATATATTGGTCCGGGTCAGCGCCCCTTTGTTTAGGAGGTTGTAAGGCGCGGCACCAGGAGCTGAAGAGAGATCGTTGTGGAGACTCAAGCTGCTGCTGGCTCGGCTACAAGTCCCTATGCAGGG TGAACTGTGGGAGGCCCGATGTGGACTATAATGGACAAGTGTATGGTAATGACTGGTGGGTGGGCTCTGTGGTGAGGTACTCCTGTCGCCCTGGCTTCATGCTGGTGGGAAACCCTACCAGATCTTGCCAGCCTAATGGCCTCTGGACCCAGAAACCTACCTGCCTCA GAATGTGTGCGCGGGGACGCATTGAAATCAGTGAGAGTGAACTGAATGGGACTTGCAACTCCACCTGCGCATACAAGAGCTACTTTGGCCCACCCAAACAAGGCTGCACTCGGATAGACAACTGTTATAAGAAGGAGACTGGCTGGAAGCGGTTCTTTGCGCTGTGTGTCCCTTGCATTTGTGACTGCGCTTTATCTTGTGGTGAGAAGCTTCCCCGCCACACTGTCGAGCACAATTGA